A genomic stretch from Longimicrobium sp. includes:
- a CDS encoding DUF4350 domain-containing protein — MGSRRELLVLGLLFLVVALLSTLATPRRQESADPRPSSFHSTQWGTRALHDLLGRLKMKTGRRLTPFADADSLSGTLVLLDPSEGVSPAELHSLAQWVRAGGTLIYVAGRRDDVADTLGLQLRDLEGDTLRTWGSENVMRPAVPVRHAWTAGVVRVDGFRRTFAPRSPALARAGAARLLAVGERPVAATFPLGRGRVVAWSDPRPLVNDTLRGSGAAPVFARAAAELAQGGRTVYFDEYHHGYRGGGSAVAGTLRFLRDRPWGHAALQWFAAALGLLLLAGRRFGAPLAPAPALRRSPLEHVEALAGAYRQGGARRTARRLLLAGLARRMGRRPPREGAGERETLEKLTSFASAGPAAAALREEWKKGDAADLVALSRDVDRLLEEAKRT, encoded by the coding sequence GTGGGTAGCCGCCGCGAGCTGCTGGTGCTGGGGCTCCTCTTCCTCGTGGTCGCCCTCCTCTCCACCCTCGCCACCCCGCGGCGGCAGGAATCGGCCGATCCGCGCCCCTCCTCCTTCCACTCCACGCAGTGGGGGACGCGGGCGCTGCACGACCTGCTGGGCCGCCTGAAGATGAAGACGGGGCGCCGCCTGACGCCCTTTGCGGACGCGGATTCGCTCTCGGGGACGCTGGTGCTGCTGGATCCGAGCGAGGGGGTCTCCCCCGCCGAGCTCCACTCGCTGGCGCAGTGGGTGCGCGCCGGCGGCACGCTTATCTACGTCGCCGGGCGGCGGGACGACGTCGCCGACACGCTCGGGCTGCAGCTCCGCGACCTGGAGGGCGACACGCTGCGGACGTGGGGCTCGGAAAACGTGATGCGCCCCGCCGTCCCCGTGCGCCACGCGTGGACGGCGGGAGTGGTTAGAGTGGACGGATTCCGCCGCACCTTTGCGCCCCGCTCCCCCGCCCTGGCGCGGGCCGGCGCGGCGCGGCTGCTGGCGGTGGGCGAGCGGCCCGTGGCGGCCACCTTCCCCCTGGGACGCGGGCGGGTGGTGGCGTGGAGCGATCCGCGCCCGCTCGTCAACGACACGCTGCGCGGGAGCGGCGCGGCGCCGGTGTTCGCGCGGGCGGCGGCGGAGCTGGCGCAAGGCGGGCGCACGGTGTACTTCGACGAGTACCACCACGGATACCGTGGCGGCGGCAGCGCCGTGGCGGGGACGCTGCGCTTTCTGCGCGACCGGCCCTGGGGGCACGCCGCGCTGCAGTGGTTCGCGGCGGCGCTGGGGCTCCTCCTGCTGGCGGGGCGGCGCTTCGGCGCTCCCCTGGCGCCTGCGCCCGCGCTGCGGCGCTCGCCGCTGGAGCACGTGGAGGCGCTGGCGGGCGCGTACCGGCAGGGCGGCGCACGGCGCACCGCGCGACGCCTGCTGCTGGCCGGGCTGGCGCGCCGCATGGGCCGCCGCCCGCCGCGCGAGGGCGCCGGCGAGCGCGAGACGCTGGAGAAGCTCACCTCGTTCGCCTCCGCCGGTCCCGCGGCGGCGGCGCTCAGGGAAGAATGGAAGAAGGGAGACGCCGCCGACCTGGTGGCGCTCTCACGCGACGTGGACCGACTCCTGGAAGAGGCGAAACGAACGTGA
- a CDS encoding MoxR family ATPase — MTILETPAAPSDRAQAVLDRLGTVVLGQEDVLRQMMVALLAGGHALMEGVPGTAKTLSIRSLALALELRFGRVQFTPDLMPTDLVGVNMLDELKREFVYHPGPIFTDLLLADEINRAPAKTQAALLEAMAERQVTVDGRTRVLPASFTVFASQNPVEYEGTYPLPEAQLDRFLLKIVIGYPSQDAERAILDRYAEGFSADRVESYGLAPMMTAAELIGLRQAVAAVHVEPAVRDYVTRIVRATREEPTLALGASPRASVTLFLASRAEAFLSGRDFVTPDDVKALVLPVLRHRVILTPEAEVEGQTVDERLNGLLQTLPAPTR; from the coding sequence GTGACGATCCTGGAAACGCCGGCCGCTCCCAGCGACCGCGCGCAGGCCGTGCTGGACCGGCTGGGCACCGTGGTGCTGGGGCAGGAAGACGTGCTCCGCCAGATGATGGTGGCGCTGCTGGCCGGCGGGCACGCCCTGATGGAAGGGGTCCCCGGCACCGCGAAGACGCTCTCCATCCGCTCGCTGGCGCTGGCGCTGGAGCTGCGCTTCGGGCGGGTGCAGTTCACCCCGGACCTGATGCCCACCGACCTGGTGGGCGTCAACATGCTGGACGAGCTGAAGCGCGAGTTCGTCTACCACCCCGGGCCCATCTTCACCGACCTCCTGCTTGCCGACGAGATCAACCGCGCCCCCGCCAAGACGCAGGCCGCCCTGCTGGAGGCGATGGCCGAGCGGCAGGTGACGGTGGACGGCAGGACGCGCGTCCTCCCCGCCTCCTTCACCGTCTTCGCGTCGCAGAACCCGGTGGAGTACGAGGGGACGTACCCGCTCCCCGAGGCGCAGCTCGACCGTTTCCTGCTCAAGATCGTCATCGGCTACCCGAGCCAGGACGCGGAGCGCGCCATCCTGGACCGCTACGCCGAGGGCTTCAGCGCCGACCGCGTGGAGAGCTACGGCCTGGCGCCCATGATGACGGCCGCCGAGCTGATCGGCCTGCGGCAGGCGGTCGCGGCGGTGCACGTGGAGCCGGCGGTGCGCGACTACGTCACCCGCATCGTCCGCGCGACCCGCGAGGAGCCGACGCTTGCGCTGGGCGCGTCGCCGCGGGCGAGCGTGACGCTCTTTCTCGCCTCGCGCGCCGAAGCCTTCCTCTCCGGCCGCGACTTCGTGACGCCGGACGACGTGAAGGCGCTCGTCCTCCCCGTCCTCCGCCACCGGGTGATCCTGACCCCCGAGGCCGAGGTGGAGGGGCAGACGGTGGACGAGCGGCTGAACGGGCTCCTGCAGACGCTTCCGGCGCCCACCCGGTGA
- a CDS encoding DUF4129 domain-containing protein, with protein sequence MQLPGAEQVDHALREVYAQPEFVADTKPPGLMELIGEQIGRAFSWIIDRLSGIGALENAGPVVFYIMVVLLAAAALGLLAHLFYTSGVAFSRERGAGPGDEGEALRGPRTAADWEGTARRAAAEGRLRDASLALYNALVLRLDARGALRFDPAKTPGDYRREVRANPEVARPFAAFVRGFEPVVFGGRALDLDGYERLRAAAGEAGARG encoded by the coding sequence ATGCAGCTTCCCGGTGCCGAGCAGGTCGATCACGCGCTCCGCGAGGTGTACGCGCAGCCGGAGTTCGTGGCAGACACGAAGCCGCCAGGGCTGATGGAGCTGATCGGGGAGCAGATCGGCAGGGCGTTCAGCTGGATCATCGACCGCCTGAGCGGCATCGGCGCCCTCGAGAACGCGGGGCCCGTCGTCTTCTACATCATGGTGGTGCTCCTGGCCGCGGCCGCCCTCGGCCTCCTGGCGCACCTCTTCTACACCAGCGGCGTCGCCTTCTCGCGCGAGCGCGGCGCCGGCCCCGGCGACGAGGGCGAGGCGCTGAGGGGCCCGCGCACCGCTGCGGACTGGGAGGGCACGGCTCGCCGTGCCGCGGCCGAGGGGCGCCTGCGAGACGCGTCGCTGGCGCTGTACAACGCGCTGGTGCTGCGGCTGGACGCCCGCGGCGCGCTGCGCTTCGACCCGGCCAAGACGCCGGGCGACTACCGCCGCGAGGTGAGGGCCAACCCCGAGGTGGCGCGCCCCTTCGCCGCGTTCGTGCGCGGCTTTGAGCCGGTGGTGTTCGGCGGGCGGGCGCTGGACCTGGACGGCTACGAGCGGCTCCGCGCCGCCGCCGGCGAGGCGGGCGCCCGTGGGTAG
- a CDS encoding AAA family ATPase, translating to MLRNVTLRFGAAPGEPPLSFSPGPMTVFVGPNNSGKSLALRELEALIESGDPSLLHIVRSITPHLPDAETVERMVRSREVEGEPVDDGWVRVLRLMARDEEGGKRATDLLETPRAQLVNLAALRAAVEHGGGLSGEELRMVSREFLSLFTLRLDGQTRLALTQPRLAGDLQANPANHLAALFRDDAARERIRQITADALGLYFTIDPTGSPRFRIRMSERAPLDLAEEQALDDRARAFHGRAHDIATMSDGVRAFTGLTAAVMSADYRLMLVDEPEAFLHPPLIRKLGKRLTELAAERGANLLASTHSPDFVMGCIQSGKRVNIVRLTWRSGVASARLLSADKLQTMMRDPLLRSTGVLGALFHEGAIVCEADADRVFYAEMNERLLGARRGGADGCVFLNAQNKQTIRRIVRPLREMGIPAVAIVDLDIFKGKEDFRELMRAGFVPPVFWEPWEERRKRLHQEMRNEDYKSGGIYTLPRGARQQADALLAGLAEYGLFVVPVGELENWLPELEVGGHGPEWLTQVFHRMGTDPTSPNYQRPAGGGVWKFMQGLATWIADPHRRGMADEVIDVAHQIAPPEDDEDVVAAEVVAELGRRVGSAARTGPRRERVERKERKPAA from the coding sequence ATGCTGCGCAACGTCACCCTTCGCTTCGGCGCCGCACCCGGCGAGCCCCCGCTCAGCTTCTCGCCGGGGCCGATGACGGTTTTCGTCGGTCCCAACAACTCCGGGAAGAGCCTGGCGCTGCGCGAGCTGGAGGCGCTGATCGAGAGCGGCGACCCCTCGCTCCTGCACATCGTGCGCTCCATCACCCCCCACCTTCCCGACGCGGAGACGGTGGAGCGGATGGTGCGCTCGCGCGAGGTGGAGGGCGAGCCGGTGGACGACGGATGGGTGCGCGTGCTGCGGCTGATGGCGCGCGACGAGGAGGGCGGGAAGCGGGCCACCGACCTGCTGGAGACTCCGCGCGCACAGCTCGTGAACCTGGCGGCGCTTCGGGCGGCGGTGGAGCACGGCGGCGGCCTCAGCGGCGAGGAGCTCCGCATGGTGAGCCGCGAGTTCCTGTCGCTCTTCACCCTGCGGCTGGACGGGCAGACGCGCCTCGCCCTTACGCAGCCGCGGCTCGCGGGCGACCTGCAGGCCAATCCCGCCAACCACCTGGCCGCGCTCTTCAGGGATGACGCGGCCCGCGAGCGCATCCGCCAGATCACGGCGGATGCGCTGGGGCTGTACTTCACCATCGACCCCACGGGGAGCCCGCGCTTCCGCATCCGCATGTCCGAGCGCGCGCCGCTGGACCTGGCGGAGGAGCAGGCGCTGGACGACCGTGCCCGCGCCTTCCACGGCCGCGCGCACGACATCGCCACCATGAGCGACGGAGTACGCGCCTTCACCGGGCTGACCGCGGCCGTGATGAGCGCCGACTACCGGCTGATGCTGGTGGACGAGCCGGAAGCCTTCCTCCACCCGCCGCTCATCCGCAAGCTGGGAAAGCGCCTCACGGAGCTCGCGGCCGAGCGCGGGGCGAACCTGCTGGCCTCCACGCACTCGCCGGATTTCGTAATGGGGTGCATCCAGAGCGGCAAGCGCGTGAACATCGTGCGCCTGACGTGGCGCTCGGGTGTCGCCAGCGCGCGCCTGCTCTCCGCCGACAAGCTGCAGACGATGATGCGCGACCCGCTACTCCGCTCCACGGGGGTGCTCGGGGCGCTCTTCCACGAGGGCGCCATCGTCTGCGAGGCGGACGCCGACCGCGTCTTCTACGCCGAGATGAACGAGCGGCTGCTGGGCGCGCGCCGCGGCGGGGCGGACGGCTGCGTCTTCCTCAACGCCCAGAACAAGCAGACGATCCGCCGCATCGTGCGCCCGCTGCGCGAGATGGGCATCCCCGCCGTGGCGATTGTGGACCTGGACATCTTCAAGGGGAAGGAGGACTTCCGCGAGCTGATGCGCGCCGGCTTCGTCCCCCCGGTCTTCTGGGAGCCGTGGGAGGAGCGCCGCAAGCGCCTCCACCAGGAGATGCGCAACGAGGACTACAAGTCGGGCGGCATCTACACGCTCCCGCGCGGTGCCCGCCAGCAGGCGGACGCGCTGCTGGCCGGGCTGGCCGAGTACGGCCTCTTCGTGGTGCCGGTGGGGGAGCTGGAGAACTGGCTGCCCGAGCTGGAGGTGGGCGGCCACGGGCCGGAGTGGCTGACGCAGGTCTTCCACCGCATGGGCACCGATCCCACCTCCCCCAACTACCAGCGGCCCGCGGGTGGCGGCGTGTGGAAGTTCATGCAGGGTTTGGCCACCTGGATCGCCGATCCCCACCGCCGCGGCATGGCCGACGAGGTCATCGACGTCGCCCACCAGATCGCCCCGCCCGAGGACGACGAGGACGTGGTCGCGGCGGAGGTGGTGGCGGAGCTGGGGCGGCGGGTGGGTTCGGCCGCGAGGACGGGACCGCGCAGGGAGCGGGTGGAGCGAAAGGAGCGGAAGCCGGCGGCGTGA
- a CDS encoding DUF58 domain-containing protein, producing the protein MSPRPRREWAPGVLPSHRFLIVLAGAALLHPLSTAGALAADALLLVLFAVDAILAPRALRVERRAPRRVSLNAEAEVTLSVQNNGPRPAHLRLTDDLPPILSRLDGDVRDLTIRPGHTERATYRVRAARRGDELFGDVHLRVLGPLGLAWRQRRIPREDAVRVQPGVAELRRYRLLGLHNRLRDAGFRAVRQRGEGGSFESLREYVRGDDPRSMDWKASARRGQMIVRQFQVEKRQNVMIAIDAGRLMTQKIGGQERLDYALTAALLLADVAALHGDLVGLLVFSDRVTQYLPPSKASLSRMADALGDVHAKMVEPNYPAAFTYLAHQLRRRSLLVMFTDIIDARASSALVAHLGRAAERHLPIAVAIRNPELEAAATLDAKDEADVFRRAAAEELLQARAAALAAMQRAGVLVADTRPTDAVPSAVNRYLDVKRRGLL; encoded by the coding sequence GTGAGCCCCAGGCCCCGCCGGGAATGGGCGCCCGGCGTCCTTCCGTCGCACCGCTTCCTCATCGTGCTCGCCGGCGCGGCGCTCCTCCATCCGCTGAGCACCGCGGGAGCGCTGGCGGCGGATGCCCTCCTCCTGGTCCTCTTCGCGGTGGATGCCATCCTGGCGCCGCGCGCGCTGCGGGTGGAGCGGCGCGCGCCCCGCCGCGTCTCGCTGAACGCCGAGGCGGAGGTCACGCTCTCCGTCCAGAACAACGGCCCCCGCCCGGCCCACCTGCGCCTCACGGACGACCTCCCGCCGATCCTGTCGCGGCTGGACGGCGACGTGCGCGATCTCACCATCCGCCCCGGCCACACGGAGCGCGCCACCTACCGCGTCCGCGCCGCCCGCCGCGGCGACGAGCTGTTCGGCGACGTGCACCTGCGCGTCCTGGGCCCGCTGGGGCTGGCGTGGAGGCAGCGCCGCATCCCGCGCGAGGACGCCGTGCGCGTGCAGCCGGGAGTGGCCGAGCTGCGCCGCTACCGCCTCCTGGGCCTCCACAACCGGCTGCGCGACGCCGGCTTCCGCGCCGTCCGCCAGCGCGGCGAGGGCGGCTCGTTCGAGAGCCTGCGCGAATACGTGCGCGGCGACGACCCGCGCAGCATGGATTGGAAAGCCAGCGCGCGCCGCGGGCAGATGATCGTGCGCCAGTTCCAGGTGGAGAAGCGGCAGAACGTGATGATCGCCATCGACGCCGGCCGCCTCATGACGCAGAAGATCGGCGGCCAGGAGCGGCTGGACTACGCGCTCACCGCCGCCCTGCTGCTGGCGGACGTGGCGGCGCTGCACGGCGACCTGGTGGGGCTCCTCGTCTTCAGCGACCGCGTGACGCAGTACCTGCCGCCGAGCAAGGCGTCGCTCTCGCGCATGGCGGACGCGCTGGGCGACGTGCACGCGAAGATGGTGGAGCCCAACTATCCGGCGGCGTTCACCTACCTGGCGCACCAGCTCCGCCGCCGCTCACTGCTGGTGATGTTCACGGACATCATCGATGCGCGCGCATCGTCCGCGCTGGTGGCGCACCTGGGGCGCGCGGCGGAGCGGCACCTCCCCATCGCCGTCGCCATCCGCAACCCCGAGCTGGAAGCCGCCGCCACCCTGGACGCAAAGGACGAGGCCGACGTCTTCCGCCGCGCCGCCGCCGAGGAGCTCCTCCAGGCCCGCGCCGCCGCCCTCGCCGCCATGCAGCGCGCCGGCGTCCTCGTCGCCGACACCCGCCCGACAGACGCGGTGCCGTCGGCGGTGAACAGGTATCTGGACGTGAAGCGGCGGGGGTTGTTGTAG